The nucleotide sequence TGAGACTTAAAAAGGaggttgcacacacacacacacacacacacacgcacatgctcACTCaatcactgacatacacacacacacatgcacgcacccacacacgcacacaccactaAAAAAAACATTGTTAGTAACAGCACTACCATCTCTTGCTGTGCAGTCATACAAATACAACAccagaaaccggcacggttggcctagtggaaaggcgtccgccccgtgatcaggaggtcgtgggttcgaaccccggccgggtcatacctaagacttcagaattggcaatctagtggctgctccgcctggcgtctggcattatggggttagtgctaggactggttggtccggtgtcagaataatgtgactgggtgagacatgaagcctgtgctgcgacttctgtcttgtgtgtggctcacgttatatgtcaaagcagcaccgccctgatatggcccttcgtggtcggctggacgtgaagcaaacaaacaaacaaacaaacaaacaacaccagAATTTCATTTACCAGCTTGATGTATTTGTTGTCATggcaaaaagacagagagaaagtaaCAGCACTACCATCCCCATCATTAGTAACAGCACTAACATCCCCACCAATAGTAACAGCACTACCATCCCCATCATTAGTAACAGCACTACCATCCCCATCATTAGTAGCAGCACTACCATCCCCATCATTAGTTGCAGCACTACCATCCCCATCACTAGTAACAGCACTACAATCCCCATCATTAGTAACAGCACTACCATCCCCATCATTAGTAGCAGCACTACCATCCCCATCATTAGTAGCAGCACTACCATCTCCATCACTAGTAGCAGCACTACCATCCCCATCATTAGTAACAGCACTACCATCCCCATCATTAGTAACAGCACTACAATGATGGTGATGTCCCTTGGCCCCTGCGGTCTGTAAACCAAATTTCCCCTACCAGAATTTCCTGAATTTCCCTGATCCTGATCGTTTTACCCCCTTTTCCCCTGCCCACATTCTTGGAGGAGGTTTCGTCCTCGTCTGAGAACTTCTTTGGATCGTCACAAGCAACTTGGAACTTTACATCATCGTGTGAAAGGAGATTTGAATGGCGATGTGGTGAAGtgaactaaaaaaaaagaaaatggcgGCTCCGGCTACTCGGCGCTACTTTCTGTTTACATTTATCCTACTTTGGACTCTCGCTAGGAATTCTGTACCAGACAAGGTAGGTGATGAACATTTTTTCACACCCCAGACATTCTACAACTGCATAGGGCACTTAGATAGACCAGTTGCTCATGTCATCAACCAAACGCTCCAAATTTCGAACCCAACTTCTGTCATTCTTTGGATTCGACACACCAGACACAGAATCGCAAAATACCAACTTCTGACATTTGAACACCCTAGATCAAAACTCGTCCTTCTTCTCGTCAGTGGAGTTGAAACTAACCCAGGCCCAAGACAACCAAGATTTCCCTGTGTGCTGTGTGGGAAAGCATGCAAGAAGCATGACAAGGCGCTAGCCTGCGACGACTGTGACAAATGGACACACAAAGACTGCCTCGGCATGACTACACATTCTTATGATCAGCTCGGGGACTGCACTGATCTCTGGTATTGTCCAAAGTGCAAGAGCCTACATAAGTCGACAACGATTTATTCCAACCCACCAGACTCTAGTGATTCGTCCATTCTGATACAACCACCAAGCCCCAATACATCCATCAACCTCTCAACAACGCCAAACGCAACTGATGAAGAACACGCTACAATAAACCTATCCCACCTATCCCAGACCTCTCACACCCCTTCTGATATTTCATCAAGCCTACCATCAACATCAGGCTCGTCCAATAACCTTACTTCTTCAAGCAACTCGACAGACGACCCTCTCACAGACATCGGCGCACCTGGAAACACATCTTCCCCCAGACCCCAGAGACCAACCTACACCCGCAGGTCAGACAACAGAAACATGATTAGAGTTCTCAACATCAACTTTTACAGCGCAAGGAATAAGGGAAAAGACATAGAAGTACTTGTCGAATCCACATTACCAGATATAATCATCGGTACCGAGACATGGCTACACGACGGAATAAATTCAGAGGAACTATTTCCAGCAAAATTAGGCTACAAAGTAGACAGAAGAGACCGGCCAACACAAGCTTATGGAGGAGTCCTAATAGCATCCAAAGTTGAATTAGAACTACACAACATCTACAAAGCAAAAGACGTAGAACTCATTACTGGAACTTTCAAGACCTCCGGCCGACACAAAAAAGTAACAGTGGCAGCGTATTACCGACCACCAAATAGAACAGACACTGAGTACATGAAATCAAGTGAAGACGAATTCAAAAAATTAAAGAAAGCTAACAAAAACAATGTCCTCCTCGTCGCCGGCGATTTCAACGCTCCTGATATTAACTGGTCCTCCAACACCATCGAAGGACACCGATACCCATCAAGAGTAAACAAGAGCATTCTTGACATTGCCGCAGACAATGATCTTGAACAAATAGTAAATTTTCCCACAAGAGAAAACAACACCCTGGATATACTGATGACATCACATCCCACATTTTCTATACGCTGCAAACCCCTACCACCAATAGGCAAAAGTGATCACGACATCGTACTGTACGACACCCTACTTCGCCCAATAAGAAAGAGACCCCCACGACGCAAGATCTACCAGTGGAAGAAGGCGAACGTTGACGCAATTAGAAAGGACCTACGCGAACATGCAGAGGAAGTAAAGGCCAACCCTGCCTTCATCGCAACGATAGAAAGCTTCTGGGCCCATTTCAAACAAAAAATAGCCCAAGTTATTGAAAAACACGTTCCGACCAAACTCACGCCGCGCAAGCACACTCATCCTTGGATTGACACCGAGATTCGCCGAGCAATTCGAAGGAAGCAGAGAGCGCATAAGAAGGCTAGAAAATCCGGGAAGAAGAAAGATAAGGACAGATACAAACGCTTGCAAGCCCAAGCTAGATATGAAATAAGAAGAGCAAGCAAGAGTTACCTTGAGGACATTGTAAGCGAAGACTTCACTAAGGCACCCAAGAAATTCTGGTCGCATGTACGAAGCAAAGGTCAAGACTCATCGGGTATAGCCCCTCTGAAGAGCAAGGATGGCTTCTTAAAGAGCGACAGTGTGAGCAAGGCTGAAATCTTAAACTCTCAATTTCAGTCTGTCTTCACAAATGAGGACACACAAAATATTCCCAACAAAGGCGTGAGCAAGTACCCAGCCATGAAGAATATCCTCGTTGCTGAAGCCGGGGTACTGAAGCTGCTGAGAAACCTCAATCCCCACAAGGCGACTGGACCAGATGAAATACCTGCTTTTCTACTGAAGACAGCAGCTGAAGAAATAGCACCTATCTTAACAAGGATGTTCCAAATGTCGATTGATGGAGGAAAAACACCTCAGGACTGGAAGGAGGCCCTAGTCGTCCCTATATTTAAAAAAGGAGACAAACACCATCCCGCGAATTACCGTCCTGTATCACTCACATCAATCACATGCAAGATCCTCGAACATATAGTCCATAGCACCATAATGCAACATCTTCAAAAGAACAACATCCTTACTGACGTCCAGCACGGTTTCCGGAAGCAACGATCCTGTGAATCCCAGCTCATAGTGACAGTGCACGACATCGCACAAAACCTTGCCAAGAAAAATCAAGTGGACACTGTCCTACTGGATTTTTCGAAAGCTTTCGACAAGGTTCCTCACCAGCGCCTTCAGCACAAACTCCACTATTACGGAGTTCGGGGTTCCACTCTAAACTGGATTCAATCTTTCCTGtccgacagaacacaaagggtGGCAATCGAGGGCGTCCAATCAACACCAGCACCAGTAACATCAGGCGTGCCCCAAGGCACAGTGCTAGGACCCCTCCTATTCCTGCTATACATTAACGACATGCCAGACGTCGTGAAAAATTCCAAAGTAAAACTGTTTGCTGACGACAGCCTCCTGTTTAGAAACATCTCAAATCAACAAGACCAGATGCTGCTCCAACAAGACCTGGAAGCGCTAGAGAAATGGGAGCAAGAATGGCAAATGGAGTTCAACCCAAGCAAATGTGTGGTAATGAACATCATGCCAAACAAGAATAAGATACTTCTTCCATCCAACTACCACCTCCATGGACAGACTCTTGAAACGACGACAGAGAGTAAATATCTAGGTGTTACTATTACAAGTAACCTTTCTTGGGGCAGGCACGTAGAAACAGCTGCAGCGAAGGGAAACAGGACAGTCGGCTTCCTCCGAAGGAACTTCAAGGAGTGCACTCCAAAAGTGAAAGCGGCAACCTACATCACAATGGTCCGCCCCACCCTTGAGTATGCCTCGACTGTCTGGAATCCGCACGAACAACAGCACAACAACCTGCTCGAGTCAGTCCAAAAAAGAGCGGCCAGATATGTCCACAATAACTACAGGGAAAAAGAGCCTGGCACCGTCACCAACATGCTGACAAACTTAGGATGGAAGAGCCTC is from Littorina saxatilis isolate snail1 linkage group LG5, US_GU_Lsax_2.0, whole genome shotgun sequence and encodes:
- the LOC138967784 gene encoding integumentary mucin A.1-like produces the protein MAKRQRESNSTTIPIISNSTNIPTNSNSTTIPIISNSTTIPIISSSTTIPIISCSTTIPITSNSTTIPIISNSTTIPIISSSTTIPIISSSTTISITSSSTTIPIISNSTTIPIISNSTTMMVMSLGPCGL